The proteins below are encoded in one region of Candidatus Moraniibacteriota bacterium:
- a CDS encoding deoxynucleoside kinase, whose protein sequence is MMISFDGNVYVGKTTLIKSLSQRYGFSTIDEHSFFINDIQQKDYYENEYVNTQARYLDVDIQRGKLLRNGINLLDRSFVSVSAHVYAIYKLGLVDIRSSYLELLVSKVGEILIPDIFVFVSCEYETSRARCFESGNRKQTGDLYLSEQYFRFVKIFNVNFISMVNGHVIDTESIFTDTSCVDMYNRIVLNSRNKKITKDTVAMIDNIRNCLDL, encoded by the coding sequence ATGATGATTTCATTTGATGGCAATGTTTATGTGGGAAAAACGACTTTAATTAAGTCATTATCTCAGAGATATGGTTTTTCTACCATTGATGAACACTCTTTTTTTATTAATGATATTCAACAGAAAGATTATTATGAGAATGAGTATGTTAACACGCAGGCACGATATCTTGATGTAGATATCCAGAGAGGAAAACTTCTTAGAAATGGCATCAATCTTTTAGACAGGAGTTTTGTTTCTGTAAGTGCCCATGTTTATGCTATTTATAAATTGGGGTTGGTTGATATAAGAAGTTCATATCTTGAACTCTTGGTATCTAAGGTGGGGGAAATATTAATACCAGACATATTCGTTTTTGTAAGTTGTGAGTATGAGACTTCGCGTGCAAGATGTTTTGAGAGTGGTAATAGAAAACAAACGGGGGATTTATATCTTTCCGAACAATATTTCAGGTTCGTGAAAATATTTAATGTTAATTTTATCTCGATGGTTAATGGCCATGTTATTGATACAGAGAGCATCTTTACGGATACATCGTGTGTTGATATGTACAATCGAATTGTTCTCAATTCAAGAAATAAAAAAATAACAAAAGACACAGTAGCGATGATTGATAACATTCGAAACTGTCTTGATCTATAA
- a CDS encoding Hsp70 family protein — protein sequence MKEKIMSITFGLDFGTTNSVLAILQNGQVKVASIDPSGAVEETLKSVLFFDEENYVAVGQEAINQYVGYGGVYGRFMQSIKAFLPNKSFTETYVFGKRYEIEDLIALILKAIKHHGELYVGHVVDTVMMGRPVIFSEDKELDLLAEERLRAAALRSGFTNIHFVYEPIAATLAYESQLKSGEEKLVLMGDFGGGTSDFVVMRLCGRDTPKNNRKDDILSIGGVYIAGDAFDASIMWHKIAKHFGKGAKVYGASNRQILDMPIWIPQTLCRWHMIPQLRSKKTLQIIQSLHGVSDEDRKALENLRTLIMENLGYLLFRAIEKAKRELSDNESAIIEFSEKGVVIHEEITREEFEIMADDNFQKINACVDETLVRAGVSLSDIDTVLLTGGSSFIPRIRRIFSSKFGEEKIISIDAFMSVAYGLGLCAS from the coding sequence ATGAAGGAGAAAATCATGAGTATAACCTTTGGACTTGATTTTGGAACTACGAACTCTGTTTTGGCAATTTTGCAAAATGGCCAAGTAAAAGTTGCGAGTATTGATCCGAGCGGGGCTGTAGAAGAAACCCTGAAATCAGTTCTTTTCTTCGACGAAGAAAATTATGTGGCCGTTGGTCAAGAGGCTATCAACCAATACGTTGGTTACGGTGGTGTGTACGGTCGCTTCATGCAGTCGATTAAGGCGTTTTTGCCAAACAAAAGTTTCACTGAGACATATGTTTTTGGTAAGCGTTACGAGATTGAAGATCTGATAGCCTTAATTTTGAAAGCTATCAAACATCATGGTGAGCTTTATGTCGGTCACGTTGTGGACACAGTAATGATGGGACGTCCTGTTATTTTTTCGGAGGACAAGGAGTTAGATCTTTTGGCCGAAGAAAGATTGCGAGCCGCCGCCCTGCGTTCTGGGTTTACGAATATCCATTTCGTATATGAGCCTATTGCTGCTACGCTTGCTTACGAATCACAACTCAAGTCAGGTGAGGAAAAACTTGTTCTTATGGGTGATTTTGGTGGTGGCACCTCGGATTTTGTTGTTATGCGTCTTTGCGGCCGTGACACGCCGAAAAACAATCGGAAGGATGATATTCTCTCCATTGGGGGGGTGTATATTGCTGGTGATGCTTTCGATGCTTCTATCATGTGGCACAAAATAGCTAAACACTTCGGCAAAGGGGCAAAAGTCTATGGTGCCTCGAATCGTCAAATTCTTGATATGCCGATTTGGATTCCGCAGACACTTTGTCGGTGGCATATGATTCCGCAGCTTCGTAGCAAGAAAACACTTCAGATTATCCAATCTCTTCATGGTGTATCTGACGAAGATCGGAAGGCTTTGGAGAATCTGCGTACGCTCATTATGGAAAATCTTGGGTACTTGCTGTTTAGGGCCATTGAAAAAGCGAAGCGGGAGTTGTCTGATAACGAATCTGCCATTATTGAATTTTCCGAGAAGGGGGTTGTAATTCACGAGGAAATTACAAGGGAGGAATTTGAAATCATGGCTGACGATAACTTTCAGAAGATTAACGCTTGTGTAGATGAAACATTGGTTCGCGCAGGCGTGTCTTTGTCAGATATCGATACCGTCCTGTTGACCGGCGGGTCATCGTTTATTCCAAGAATCCGAAGAATTTTTTCGAGTAAATTCGGAGAGGAAAAAATAATATCGATTGATGCGTTTATGAGCGTAGCCTATGGGCTCGGCCTCTGCGCATCATAG
- the aspS gene encoding aspartate--tRNA ligase: MEAKKRVLIAEASKYIGKEVKLSGWIDVRRDHGKLIFLDLRDMSGKVQMVVLPNHPEAIAVAQTLRSEWVVEIVGSVNPRPEKLVNSEQENGAIEIEVLSVTVLNTAETPAFDVSSDGKEISEELRLKYRYLDLRRDRMQKNMRNRHLVTNFVRNFYTQEGFVEIETPNMTKSTPEGSRDYIVPSRIDKGKFYALPQSPQQYKQLLMAAGFERYFQVARCFRDEDTRGDRQPEFTQIDMEMSFVTQEDVMQINEKLITELVQKIYPEKKIQELPFPRLTYQEAMEKYGSDKPDIRTDKNDPNLLAFCWVIDFPFFEKDDKGGWTFTHNPFSAPKPEFMNDLMEKKNIESIGAAQYDMVLNGYEIGGGGIRNHNPEALKKVFEVMGYSAERIEKNFHHMLEALASGTPPHGGLAFGFDRLMMLLQNEPNIREVIPFAKTGEGRDPMMESPSEVSLDQLIELGLRITKEEK, translated from the coding sequence ATGGAAGCCAAGAAACGTGTTCTCATCGCTGAAGCATCAAAATATATTGGAAAAGAGGTGAAACTGTCTGGTTGGATAGATGTACGCCGTGATCATGGTAAACTCATCTTTCTCGATTTGCGCGATATGAGCGGTAAAGTGCAGATGGTAGTCCTCCCGAATCATCCAGAGGCCATAGCAGTCGCACAGACCCTCCGTTCTGAGTGGGTGGTGGAAATAGTAGGGAGTGTGAATCCTCGCCCAGAGAAACTTGTGAATAGCGAGCAGGAGAATGGTGCTATCGAAATAGAAGTGCTCTCGGTGACTGTTCTCAATACTGCCGAGACACCAGCATTCGATGTGTCTTCTGATGGCAAAGAAATCAGTGAAGAACTCCGTCTCAAATATCGCTATCTCGATTTGCGTCGTGATCGGATGCAGAAGAATATGCGGAACCGTCATCTCGTGACGAATTTCGTCCGCAATTTCTATACCCAAGAAGGATTCGTAGAAATCGAAACGCCCAATATGACCAAGTCGACTCCGGAAGGATCACGTGACTATATCGTTCCTTCTCGTATTGATAAAGGAAAATTCTATGCCTTGCCACAATCCCCACAACAGTACAAGCAACTGCTGATGGCCGCTGGTTTCGAGAGATATTTCCAAGTGGCTCGCTGTTTCCGTGATGAAGATACCCGCGGTGATCGTCAGCCAGAGTTCACGCAGATTGATATGGAAATGAGTTTCGTCACGCAGGAGGATGTGATGCAGATCAACGAAAAACTCATCACAGAATTGGTACAAAAAATCTATCCCGAGAAAAAAATCCAGGAACTTCCTTTTCCACGTTTGACATACCAAGAAGCAATGGAGAAATATGGCTCAGACAAACCAGATATCCGTACCGATAAGAATGATCCAAATCTTCTTGCTTTTTGTTGGGTGATAGACTTTCCTTTTTTTGAGAAAGATGATAAAGGTGGCTGGACATTTACACACAATCCATTCTCCGCTCCGAAACCTGAGTTTATGAATGACTTGATGGAGAAGAAAAACATCGAAAGTATCGGAGCAGCACAATATGATATGGTACTCAATGGCTACGAAATCGGTGGTGGAGGAATACGAAATCATAACCCGGAAGCTCTCAAAAAAGTGTTTGAAGTGATGGGATATTCCGCCGAAAGAATTGAGAAAAATTTTCATCATATGCTCGAGGCTCTCGCTTCGGGGACACCACCGCACGGAGGACTGGCATTCGGATTTGATCGATTGATGATGCTCCTTCAGAATGAACCGAACATTCGTGAAGTTATTCCTTTTGCAAAAACTGGTGAAGGACGTGATCCAATGATGGAATCACCATCCGAAGTCTCTCTTGACCAGCTCATCGAACTCGGCCTCCGTATCACGAAAGAAGAGAAGTAG
- a CDS encoding peptidase E, giving the protein MKTIVAIGGGEIGELETLSIDRAIVKLTKKDHPNVLFIPTASSDSTGYAETFQKVYGKKLGCDIDVLYLLKEKLSKKEIEKKILSADIIYVGGGNTLRMMKAWRKNGVDGLLRKAHKKGIILAGLSAGSICWFRYGSSDARRFANPKDTSFMRVRGLGIIPLTVSPHHIREKKLRDAGLVKLIKRTPGIGLALDDYTAILIQDDRYEILKSKKDVGIVKVFRNKGKIEQIPLKSSGTLVELLEKK; this is encoded by the coding sequence ATGAAGACTATCGTCGCTATTGGAGGAGGGGAAATAGGAGAATTGGAAACTCTCTCTATTGATCGTGCGATTGTGAAACTTACAAAAAAGGATCATCCGAATGTGCTTTTCATCCCAACGGCGAGTAGCGATTCTACTGGATATGCAGAAACTTTTCAGAAAGTGTACGGGAAGAAACTCGGTTGCGATATCGATGTCCTCTATCTTTTGAAAGAAAAACTTTCTAAAAAAGAAATTGAGAAGAAAATTCTCTCAGCTGATATTATTTATGTCGGCGGTGGAAACACGCTCCGGATGATGAAAGCTTGGCGAAAAAATGGTGTGGATGGATTGCTCAGAAAAGCTCATAAAAAAGGGATAATTTTGGCAGGTCTCAGTGCAGGATCCATTTGTTGGTTCCGTTATGGATCGAGCGATGCTCGGAGATTTGCAAATCCGAAAGATACTTCTTTTATGCGGGTACGTGGTCTTGGTATCATTCCACTGACTGTCAGCCCACACCATATTCGCGAGAAAAAACTCCGAGATGCTGGATTGGTAAAATTGATAAAGAGAACTCCTGGTATCGGACTTGCTCTTGATGATTATACAGCGATTCTTATTCAAGATGATCGATACGAGATATTGAAATCAAAAAAAGATGTTGGAATCGTCAAAGTGTTCCGGAATAAGGGAAAGATAGAACAGATTCCTCTCAAATCATCAGGAACACTCGTGGAATTATTGGAGAAGAAATAA
- a CDS encoding CYTH domain-containing protein → MNIEYEATFPDIEKEEMRLILEKSGATLIRPEFLQKRVVFALPTGHEITGGWARVRNEGNKITMSLKIVDGDKIENQREICLTVDSFEQAELFLTTIGCRKKSYQETKRELWMMGDTEITIDEWPFLRPFLEIEGKSEEVVKQVTEKLGLDYREALFGAVDIIYIHQYPHLTFDRINKTPRIVFEGENPFL, encoded by the coding sequence ATGAATATCGAATATGAAGCGACGTTTCCTGATATTGAGAAGGAAGAGATGCGTCTTATATTAGAAAAATCAGGGGCGACGCTGATACGACCAGAGTTTCTTCAGAAGCGAGTCGTATTTGCTCTCCCGACAGGACATGAAATCACAGGTGGGTGGGCGCGTGTACGTAATGAGGGAAACAAAATAACGATGAGTCTCAAAATAGTCGATGGAGACAAGATCGAGAATCAACGAGAGATCTGTCTGACTGTCGATAGTTTCGAGCAAGCAGAACTGTTTCTCACCACTATCGGATGCAGGAAGAAGTCATACCAAGAAACCAAGAGAGAATTGTGGATGATGGGTGACACCGAAATCACTATCGATGAATGGCCTTTTCTCCGACCGTTTCTGGAAATTGAAGGGAAGTCTGAGGAGGTTGTGAAACAAGTGACAGAGAAACTTGGTTTGGATTATAGAGAGGCGCTTTTTGGCGCAGTCGATATCATCTACATACATCAGTATCCCCATCTCACTTTTGATCGTATCAACAAGACGCCTCGTATCGTATTTGAAGGTGAGAATCCTTTTTTATGA
- a CDS encoding inorganic diphosphatase, with the protein MKNYATKFIGSIVDIQIDRPLGSKHPKHGFVYEVNYGFVPDTLAPDGEEIDAYFLGINEPVEKQKGKCIAVIHRTNDDDDKLVMIPQSMNDMSDEDIEKLTHFQEQFFTSEIVRK; encoded by the coding sequence ATGAAAAACTATGCGACGAAATTCATCGGGAGTATAGTTGATATACAAATCGACAGACCTCTGGGTTCGAAACATCCAAAACACGGATTTGTGTACGAAGTGAATTACGGATTTGTTCCTGATACTCTGGCACCAGATGGAGAAGAAATCGACGCGTATTTCCTCGGAATAAACGAACCCGTAGAGAAACAGAAGGGGAAATGTATCGCTGTTATCCATCGGACCAATGATGACGATGATAAACTCGTCATGATCCCTCAGTCGATGAATGATATGAGTGATGAAGATATCGAAAAGCTCACCCATTTCCAAGAGCAGTTTTTCACATCAGAAATAGTGAGGAAATAA
- a CDS encoding aminoglycoside phosphotransferase family protein has translation MNNSDFQTRLCGRIEEKLKIRIVDMHIPPQGMSSKVFFVKSDTEKKYAIKYGNDVTKDVSALKLIMKEGIDIPVPRLYASFLFEETPIIILEKINFPLLESVSKDQMPKYIPSMIGNLRKLHSIKFDRSGSLIDSKSEKSWKEMLSAIFDGDEFDWNEIAKREGLDTELVLSSVEKIREKINNTVFEEGNYSLLHTDFNQRNLFVDPKSDEITGIIDWEEALFGDPLYDFARVRMFMWHFGFDNSSIQAYYDLMNYTDEQKALENLYRLVLVIQYLAWYSEDLSEFARGRIKLHQDYLRTYNWEK, from the coding sequence ATGAATAATTCAGATTTTCAGACAAGACTGTGTGGTCGTATTGAAGAGAAACTTAAAATACGAATTGTCGATATGCACATTCCTCCACAAGGAATGTCGAGCAAAGTATTTTTTGTGAAATCTGATACAGAGAAGAAATACGCTATTAAATACGGCAATGACGTAACGAAAGATGTTTCTGCTTTGAAATTGATTATGAAGGAGGGTATTGATATCCCTGTTCCACGATTGTATGCGTCATTCCTTTTTGAAGAAACTCCCATAATTATTCTAGAAAAAATAAACTTTCCTTTGCTAGAATCGGTCTCAAAAGATCAAATGCCAAAGTACATTCCATCGATGATTGGAAACTTGAGGAAATTGCATTCAATAAAATTTGATAGATCAGGGTCGCTCATTGATTCAAAAAGTGAAAAATCGTGGAAGGAGATGTTGTCCGCGATATTTGATGGTGATGAATTTGATTGGAATGAAATTGCCAAGCGAGAAGGGCTCGATACGGAGTTGGTCCTGTCATCAGTGGAAAAAATAAGAGAAAAAATAAACAACACGGTTTTTGAAGAAGGAAATTATTCTCTTCTTCATACGGATTTTAATCAGAGAAATTTATTTGTTGATCCGAAAAGTGATGAAATAACAGGAATTATTGATTGGGAGGAGGCTTTATTTGGTGACCCTCTCTATGATTTTGCTCGAGTACGTATGTTTATGTGGCATTTTGGCTTTGATAACTCGTCTATTCAAGCCTACTATGATTTGATGAACTATACAGATGAACAGAAAGCGCTCGAAAATCTATATCGGCTTGTCCTGGTTATTCAGTATCTCGCATGGTATTCTGAAGATCTAAGTGAGTTTGCTCGAGGAAGAATCAAATTGCATCAGGATTATTTGCGGACGTATAATTGGGAAAAATAG
- a CDS encoding acyl-homoserine-lactone synthase, translated as MKFFIGSFVTISKILAMILVLLGMRIIRVNPVAPRDRKLAKLFYELRDDVFAKKHHWEEPRGEERDRYDLASIFIVVMKGDRAVAGCRIIHKKLLLGNPLPMEEGLSQFEQIAIPRDAIEISRMINTSGSKLVFFALHLAVYTYAKTGGFRKVFATIRKVYLEERLDKIFGKEYFERLTATTIKRKGADQFIPVQIHLSH; from the coding sequence GTGAAATTCTTCATTGGGTCATTTGTGACTATCAGCAAGATACTGGCTATGATTCTCGTCCTTTTGGGAATGAGGATCATCCGTGTCAATCCGGTCGCACCAAGGGATCGGAAACTAGCAAAGCTCTTTTATGAGCTTCGTGATGATGTCTTCGCCAAGAAGCATCATTGGGAAGAACCACGGGGTGAGGAGCGGGATCGCTACGACCTCGCATCAATCTTCATTGTTGTGATGAAGGGTGATCGAGCGGTGGCTGGATGTCGTATCATCCACAAAAAACTCTTGCTCGGCAATCCCCTCCCTATGGAAGAAGGATTGAGTCAATTTGAGCAGATAGCCATCCCTCGGGATGCCATCGAAATTTCTCGGATGATCAATACATCTGGGAGTAAGCTCGTGTTCTTCGCCCTTCACTTGGCCGTATACACCTACGCCAAAACGGGTGGGTTCCGAAAGGTATTTGCGACCATTCGCAAGGTCTACCTGGAAGAACGGCTCGACAAGATATTTGGAAAAGAATATTTCGAGAGGCTCACCGCAACAACGATCAAGCGTAAAGGGGCTGATCAATTCATTCCCGTTCAGATACATCTGAGCCATTGA
- the rplI gene encoding 50S ribosomal protein L9, with product MKVILLQDVEKLGKAGEIKEVRSGYGFNFLLPEGLAEFATPTAIKETEKMVARQKKETESMLAVSKETAGALAGKKITIKTKAENGKLFGSIGREEIALALEAAGTKIDAKHIVLEKGFKEVGVFTVEAHFGHGVKASFEVTIKSE from the coding sequence ATGAAAGTGATACTTTTGCAGGATGTAGAAAAATTGGGAAAAGCAGGGGAAATCAAAGAAGTGCGTAGTGGATACGGATTCAATTTCTTGTTGCCTGAGGGACTGGCAGAGTTTGCTACCCCAACAGCTATCAAAGAAACGGAAAAAATGGTCGCAAGACAGAAGAAAGAGACTGAATCAATGCTCGCAGTGTCCAAAGAAACTGCGGGAGCATTGGCAGGCAAGAAAATAACTATCAAGACCAAGGCAGAAAATGGAAAACTGTTTGGTTCTATTGGTCGTGAAGAAATCGCTTTGGCACTGGAAGCAGCTGGTACAAAGATCGATGCCAAGCACATCGTTCTCGAAAAAGGTTTCAAGGAAGTTGGTGTATTTACTGTCGAAGCTCATTTCGGACATGGAGTGAAAGCTTCTTTTGAAGTGACGATCAAGTCAGAATAG
- a CDS encoding CTP synthase codes for MAKQTKKTKYIFVVGGVMSGVGKGITTSSIGKILQSRGLSVTAFKIDPYINVDAGTMNPTEHGEVFVLKDGYETDQDMGNYERFLNIELNRDHYMTTGMVYKSVIERERNLEYAGKCVQVVPHIPLEVISRIKKTAKKDNADVAIIEIGGTVGEYENILFLEAIRMMKIASPKDVATVMVSFIPTPSTIGEMKTKPTQHAVRTLNGAGVQADIIVARASRPLDEKRKEKIAVFCSVRKEDVISAPDIESIYDVPLNFEKDHLGIILLAKLGLKTKKRTQDLKEWEKVVERIHHATDAVHIGVVGKYFKTGDYVLSDAYISVIESLKHAACQIGKKAVLTWIDSTDFEENAGALSGLKQYDGIIIPGGFGTRGVEGKIAVVEYCRENKIPYFGLCYGMQLLVVEYARHILDLADAHTTEVAPQTKNPVVDIMPEQKENMRKKNYGATMRLGQYLAHIVPKTIARESYGTDMILERHRHRYEVNPAYVASLQEAGLIFSATSPDGVLMEIAELPKKQHPFFLATQFHPEFQSSLLHPHPLFVAFLKACIKKK; via the coding sequence ATGGCAAAACAAACAAAGAAGACGAAGTATATTTTTGTGGTAGGTGGAGTGATGAGTGGTGTCGGAAAAGGTATTACCACTTCTTCTATCGGAAAAATCTTGCAGTCGCGTGGTCTCTCTGTAACAGCATTCAAGATCGATCCGTATATCAATGTCGATGCTGGAACGATGAATCCAACAGAGCACGGTGAAGTGTTCGTCCTCAAAGATGGCTATGAAACGGATCAGGATATGGGGAATTATGAGCGTTTCCTCAATATTGAGCTGAACCGAGACCACTATATGACGACAGGAATGGTCTACAAGTCAGTGATCGAACGTGAACGCAATCTCGAATACGCTGGCAAATGTGTCCAGGTCGTGCCTCATATCCCTCTCGAAGTCATATCTCGTATCAAGAAAACCGCCAAGAAAGACAATGCTGATGTGGCTATCATCGAAATCGGAGGGACAGTTGGAGAATACGAAAACATTCTATTTTTAGAGGCAATTCGGATGATGAAAATCGCCAGTCCGAAAGATGTTGCAACAGTGATGGTGAGTTTCATACCGACTCCATCGACGATTGGTGAAATGAAGACCAAGCCGACACAGCACGCCGTTCGGACGCTCAACGGTGCTGGTGTACAGGCAGATATCATCGTGGCTCGTGCCAGTCGACCGCTCGATGAGAAGCGCAAAGAAAAAATCGCTGTTTTCTGCAGTGTCCGGAAGGAGGATGTCATCAGTGCTCCAGATATAGAGAGTATTTATGACGTGCCACTCAATTTTGAAAAAGACCATCTCGGTATTATTCTTCTCGCAAAACTCGGACTGAAAACGAAGAAGCGAACACAAGATTTGAAAGAATGGGAGAAGGTGGTAGAGCGTATCCATCATGCGACTGACGCAGTCCATATTGGTGTCGTAGGGAAATATTTCAAGACAGGGGACTATGTACTGAGTGATGCCTATATCAGCGTCATCGAATCACTGAAACATGCTGCCTGCCAGATCGGCAAGAAAGCAGTACTTACGTGGATCGACAGTACCGATTTCGAAGAAAATGCTGGGGCTTTGTCAGGACTGAAACAGTATGATGGCATTATCATCCCGGGAGGTTTTGGTACACGTGGTGTCGAAGGAAAAATCGCGGTAGTAGAATATTGTCGCGAAAACAAAATCCCATATTTTGGGTTGTGTTATGGTATGCAACTCCTCGTGGTGGAATATGCTCGTCATATCCTCGATCTTGCAGATGCACACACGACCGAAGTCGCACCACAGACCAAGAATCCTGTTGTCGACATCATGCCCGAGCAGAAAGAGAATATGCGAAAGAAAAACTATGGTGCGACGATGCGTCTCGGACAGTATCTGGCGCATATCGTTCCGAAAACTATTGCGAGAGAGTCCTACGGTACCGATATGATACTTGAGCGTCATCGTCATCGCTATGAGGTCAATCCTGCTTATGTGGCGTCACTTCAAGAAGCAGGGCTCATCTTCTCTGCGACGTCTCCAGACGGTGTGCTGATGGAAATAGCAGAACTTCCCAAGAAGCAACATCCATTTTTCCTCGCCACGCAGTTTCATCCAGAGTTCCAGTCTTCTCTCCTCCATCCTCATCCTTTGTTTGTTGCTTTTCTCAAAGCATGTATCAAGAAGAAATAA
- a CDS encoding DUF2207 domain-containing protein yields the protein MSKNIRNFIGVLFLSFFIFSPSVQARENVTDWYVKDFREEFVLSTDSTMTVTEWITADCGQAIGKHGIFRVVPTKTTLVSGEIIDHPVTLIGITDFQGHPYKFETTNDRSNGTVTWKIGDKERTVTGENTYKIVYTVENIIRFSNQAFDEFYWNVVGNFWVMDIDAFEATIIFPETIKQDVINLSYYTGMRGSKDSRLVRSSWKNDHSLSLIANQSFAPGNGVTLSASVPKNLFVPYQFGFWKLYGEYFWLFLPLSVFLFCYRLWRKYGDDPTWNKVVIPEYEMPENLGVFEMGMLMDNGIFDNKFVTASIIELAVKGALKIQEQENKILFFTIKEFVLEKQPTAGITLHSYQKILFDTLFKSGDQVKLSSLKNTFYQALDILQKTVIHSLTTKGLIEKKGLSYRTWFVMGGAFLFVIFYGAFSGLALFSGIASGVLLIFFARIMPKRTEKGVEVNWRIQGLKLYMNTAEKHRQQFYEKENIFETLLPCAIAFGMTKEWVKKMQDIYGETYFSEYHPAWFVSSTIGNFDVESFHSSLATLSSSIASNTGGSSGSGGSGSSGGGSGGGGGGGW from the coding sequence ATGTCAAAAAACATACGGAATTTTATCGGAGTATTGTTCCTGAGTTTTTTCATCTTCTCGCCGTCAGTACAGGCACGAGAGAATGTGACGGATTGGTATGTGAAAGATTTTCGGGAAGAATTTGTCCTTTCGACTGATTCTACAATGACGGTGACAGAATGGATTACGGCAGATTGTGGTCAGGCAATCGGAAAACATGGTATTTTTCGTGTGGTTCCGACGAAAACAACACTCGTTTCAGGAGAGATCATCGATCATCCTGTGACACTTATCGGTATCACGGATTTCCAGGGACATCCTTACAAATTTGAGACCACAAACGATCGAAGCAACGGAACGGTTACCTGGAAGATTGGTGACAAAGAAAGAACGGTTACTGGAGAGAATACATACAAAATTGTTTATACAGTAGAAAATATCATTCGATTTTCGAATCAGGCATTCGACGAATTCTACTGGAATGTTGTCGGAAATTTCTGGGTCATGGATATCGATGCTTTCGAGGCAACGATCATTTTTCCTGAAACAATCAAACAAGATGTTATTAATCTCTCATATTATACCGGAATGCGTGGATCCAAAGATTCTCGTCTCGTACGGTCTTCTTGGAAAAATGACCACTCACTTTCTCTGATAGCGAACCAATCATTTGCCCCGGGCAACGGTGTCACTCTCTCTGCGAGCGTACCAAAGAATCTTTTTGTTCCGTACCAGTTTGGTTTCTGGAAATTGTACGGTGAATATTTCTGGCTTTTCCTCCCTCTTTCTGTTTTTCTTTTCTGTTACCGTCTTTGGAGAAAGTATGGCGATGATCCGACGTGGAATAAGGTTGTCATACCGGAATATGAAATGCCAGAAAATTTGGGCGTGTTTGAGATGGGGATGCTTATGGATAATGGCATTTTCGATAATAAGTTCGTAACAGCAAGTATCATCGAACTTGCAGTGAAGGGGGCTCTCAAAATACAAGAACAAGAGAATAAGATTCTTTTCTTTACAATAAAAGAGTTCGTGTTGGAGAAACAACCAACAGCAGGAATCACTCTTCATTCGTATCAAAAAATTCTTTTTGATACACTCTTCAAATCTGGTGATCAAGTGAAGCTTTCATCGCTCAAAAATACATTTTATCAAGCACTGGATATTCTGCAAAAAACAGTGATTCATTCACTGACAACAAAAGGACTTATCGAGAAGAAAGGACTTTCATATCGGACATGGTTCGTGATGGGAGGAGCATTTCTTTTTGTAATTTTTTATGGAGCGTTTTCTGGTCTAGCTCTTTTTTCTGGAATTGCAAGTGGTGTTCTTTTGATTTTTTTTGCAAGAATTATGCCGAAGCGAACAGAAAAAGGAGTGGAAGTAAACTGGAGGATCCAAGGTCTGAAATTGTACATGAACACAGCAGAGAAACATCGACAACAATTTTACGAAAAAGAAAATATCTTTGAAACACTGCTTCCATGTGCCATCGCTTTCGGTATGACCAAAGAGTGGGTCAAAAAAATGCAAGATATCTATGGTGAAACATATTTCTCAGAGTATCATCCGGCATGGTTTGTTTCGAGTACTATCGGAAATTTTGATGTAGAGAGTTTTCATTCCTCTCTCGCAACACTCTCATCGAGTATCGCTTCGAATACAGGCGGTTCTTCGGGATCAGGGGGATCGGGTTCTTCAGGCGGAGGAAGTGGTGGTGGAGGCGGTGGAGGATGGTAA
- the rpmA gene encoding 50S ribosomal protein L27 produces the protein MAHKKAGGTTALGRDSISKRLGVKIFGGQMVETANIIIRQRGTKFHAGKNVAQGEDDTLFALISGVVEFQAKKVKDFTGKLVARTFVHVLPTKTVKKEAAKK, from the coding sequence ATGGCACATAAAAAAGCAGGCGGGACTACCGCCCTCGGTCGTGATTCGATTTCCAAACGCCTCGGCGTCAAGATTTTTGGTGGTCAGATGGTCGAAACAGCAAATATCATCATCCGTCAACGTGGTACCAAATTCCATGCAGGGAAAAATGTTGCGCAAGGTGAAGACGATACTCTTTTCGCTCTGATCAGCGGAGTTGTCGAATTCCAAGCCAAAAAAGTGAAGGATTTCACTGGAAAACTTGTCGCCCGCACATTCGTTCATGTACTTCCGACAAAGACTGTAAAGAAAGAAGCGGCCAAGAAATAG